In Pararge aegeria chromosome 17, ilParAegt1.1, whole genome shotgun sequence, one genomic interval encodes:
- the LOC120631264 gene encoding uncharacterized protein K02A2.6-like: protein MKLCTQTSSRISITKIFFSGDEIVKMSIGKIAEFKLGSDNWRLYIERLEQYFVSHKITNELYVPTLITVMGASTYELLVSLCTPDKPVSKTFAELSDILGNHLDPKPCVLAERFKFRQRGQTKEEKISQYVADLKKLSKTCEFGTWLEESLRDQLVCGLSNETIRQRLFTELHLNFSKAYQLACSMEAAEKDAALVETKSTMFSGVGNSSSVTADCQTMAGAWRGKNDSQTRSSKERQQGQRQRSFLVREAPSTEVKSSSSSNRSRRLRSGSASSACSVCGGDHAAVGCRYSRFVCRVCNRQGHLARVCSYLTHYNMVAAEPVSEIDSSSEEGSEEVIIQMNQISVESCKPILIMLKVNNHTLKMECDTGSAVSCISFDLYSQKFSDSRLSRCNLTLRYYTGEVVHPVGMLRPLVKYGDISKYLDLYVIRNGKTLLLGRQWIVELGVQLPRFNCNSVEVSDFNLSEFSSRYCEVFADGLGRFTGGTVGIHLRPEAVPVFMRARPLAFALREPDERALEQLTRDGILTPVDRSDWATPIVPVVKKDGNIRICADYKLTLNKNIVVDRYPLPRVEDLLVRLHGGKRFTKIDLSQAYCQFELDERSKQYTVINTHKGLFRYNRLVFGLSSSPGIFQKRLEALFADLPKVGVFLDDIIITGQNSAEHLDNLHKVFDRLQSSGLRVKKEKCNFFAESVSYLGHVISKTGVHTCPDKIKAIVKTPAPTNVSELRAFIGLIMYYSKFIKNVSTIMAPLYSLLKAGVAFEWSRECENAFAMVKKQLVSSDVLVHYSIDLPLILTTDASSVGIGAVISQLTAEGERPVAFSSRSLSSSERAYSQIDREALSIVFGVRKFHQYLYGRKFTLKTDHKPLTFIFGNKVGIPVMAASRLQRWAVLLSGYNYDIEFVSSSKNCADALSRLPSHSSNIREPKNEVTYVNFVEDFLPITHEDIKKKSSKDLLLSKVMSYIQSGWPASCSDERMRPYYLRRHELYCERGCIMWGYRLVVPDSLQKGILKQLHVGHLGIVKAKSLARSYVWWPNIDAQIEATCKQCETCAMEADAPPRTTSQPWPYHLQPWSRLHLDFLGPINGKTFLVLIDSTSKWLEIFEMSSTKATSVIKVLRQTFARFGLPLEVTSDQGPPFSSTELKNFLMNNGIRQSFSPAYHPSSNGAAENAVKLCKRAIRKAQRDNVDLDAALQAFLLAYRNSIHCTTGESPAAILQRRALRSRFDLLRSERARADRVRDEQSRQVALAGGISRVLTPGDSIWAREYGSRDRWSKGTVTASEGSRRYLVDTGNDRVLSRHVDQIRRRSHMSDVPCPVSSANDNQEASLQEARSATSDNTGQGVSAEETSASEPSLKIVGEEVDDGMTTAVASSPEYTTPPSVMRPRRIRKPVIRFSP, encoded by the exons atgaaactttgtacacaga CGAGCAGCCGTATTTCTATTACTAAGATATTTTTCAGTGGCGACGAG ATAGTCAAGATGTCGATTGGTAAGATTGCAGAGTTTAAGCTCGGGAGCGATAATTGGCGTTTGTACATTGAAAGATTGGAACAGTACTTTGTAAGTCATAAAATCACAAATGAGTTGTATGTACCAACGCTAATAACAGTTATGGGTGCAAGTACCTATGAATTGTTGGTCAGTTTGTGCACTCCTGACAAACCAGTTTCAAAAACATTCGCAGAGCTGTCAGACATATTAGGAAATCATTTGGATCCAAAGCCATGCGTATTAGCCGAAAGATTCAAGTTTAGACAGCGGGGgcaaacaaaagaagaaaaaatatcacaatatgTAGCAGatttgaagaaattatcaaaAACGTGTGAGTTTGGGACATGGTTAGAAGAAAGCCTTCGTGACCAATTGGTTTGTGGCTTGTCGAATGAAACTATACGGCAACGGTTGTTCACAGAGTTGCATTTGAATTTTTCTAAGGCATATCAGCTAGCGTGCAGCATGGAAGCAGCTGAAAAAGATGCCGCGCTAGTGGAGACAAAATCTACGATGTTCAGCGGAGTTGGCAATAGCAGTAGTGTCACGGCAGATTGCCAGACCATGGCGGGAGCATGGCGGGGCAAGAATGACAGTCAAACGCGGTCGTCGAAAGAACGCCAACAGGGTCAGAGGCAGCGTTCTTTTCTAGTTCGTGAAGCGCCTTCAACAGAAGTGAAGTCGTCTTCATCATCTAACAGAAGTAGGAGGTTACGATCAGGCAGTGCAAGCAGCGCTTGCAGCGTTTGTGGTGGTGACCATGCAGCAGTGGGGTGCCGCTATTCTCGGTTTGTGTGCCGAGTCTGTAATCGACAGGGGCACCTAGCCAGGGTCTGTTCGTACCTAACGCATTATAACATGGTTGCAGCAGAGCCAGTAAGCGAAATAGACTCTAGCAGCGAGGAAGGAAGTGAGGAGGTAATTATCCAAATGAACCAGATTTCAGTGGAAAGTTGTAAACCCATTCTAATAATGTTGAAGGTTAACAATCATACCTTGAAGATGGAGTGTGATACAGGCAGTGCCGTCTCTTGTATCAGTTTCGACCTGTATTCACAGAAGTTTAGTGATTCGAGATTAAGTAGATGTAATTTAACTTTAAGATACTATACGGGCGAAGTAGTTCACCCGGTAGGCATGCTACGTCCCTTAGTTAAATATGGAGATATTAGTAAATATTTGGATCTATATGTTATCCGGAATGGGAAAACCTTGTTATTGGGTAGGCAATGGATCGTAGAGCTAGGGGTACAATTACCCAGATTTAACTGCAATAGTGTCGAAGtaagtgattttaatttatcGGAATTCAGTTCCAGATATTGTGAGGTTTTTGCGGACGGCTTGGGGCGATTCACTGGCGGTACGGTTGGTATTCATCTGCGACCGGAAGCGGTACCAGTGTTCATGCGTGCAAGGCCGTTGGCATTCGCGCTGCGCGAGCCAGATGAGCGCGCGCTGGAGCAGTTGACGCGTGATGGTATCCTCACACCAGTCGACCGCTCCGACTGGGCTACGCCGATAGTACCTGTGGTCAAAAAGGACGGAAATATCCGGATATGCGCTGATTATAAATTGAcgctaaataaaaacattgtagTGGATCGGTATCCCTTACCAAGAGTAGAAGATCTGCTGGTGCGATTGCACGGAGGAAAACGTTTCACTAAGATTGATTTGTCGCAGGCGTATTGTCAATTCGAATTAGACGAGCGTTCGAAGCAATATACGGTAATTAATACTCATAAGGgattatttagatataatagGTTGGTATTTGGTCTGTCGTCGAGCCCAGGTATATTTCAAAAGAGGTTAGAGGCATTGTTTGCAGATCTGCCTAAAGTAGGTGTCTTCTtagatgatataataataacaggTCAGAATAGTGCGGAGCATTTGgataatttacataaagtttttGATCGATTGCAGTCGAGTGGGTTGAGGGTAAAAAAAgagaaatgcaatttttttgcaGAGTCGGTATCTTATTTAGGACACGTTATCAGCAAGACAGGCGTTCATACGTGTCCGGACAAGATCAAGGCTATCGTAAAGACACCCGCGCCGACTAATGTTTCCGAATTAAGAGCATTCATCGGATTGATTATGTATTACAGCAAGTTCATAAAGAATGTGAGTACCATTATGGCACCGTTATACAGTCTCCTAAAGGCGGGGGTTGCATTTGAGTGGAGTAGGGAATGTGAGAACGCCTTTGCGATGGTTAAAAAACAGTTAGTTTCAAGTGATGTATTAGTACACTATTCGATTGACCTGCCTTTGATTCTTACAACTGACGCAAGTAGTGTAGGAATCGGGGCGGTAATTTCGCAGCTCACGGCTGAAGGCGAGCGTCCAGTAGCGTTTAGTTCGCGCTCTTTATCTTCCAGCGAGCGCGCGTACTCGCAGATCGACCGGGAAGCGCTCAGCATTGTGTTTGGGGTTAGGAAATTTCACCAATATTTATATGGAAGGAAGTTTACTTTGAAGACGGATCATAAGCcgctaacatttatttttggaaataagGTAGGCATCCCGGTTATGGCTGCGTCTCGTTTACAGAGATGGGCGGTGCTGTTGTCAGGCTATAATTATGATATAGAATTCGTTTCCTccagtaaaaactgtgctgatGCACTTTCCCGGCTTCCATCACATAGCAGTAATATCCGTGAACCTAAGAATGAGGTCACGTATGTGAATTTTGTGGAAGATTTTTTACCGATCACTCATgaggacattaaaaaaaaatcatcaaaagatTTACTTCTTAGTAAGGTTATGTCTTACATTCAATCTGGGTGGCCAGCTAGTTGTTCTGACGAGCGCATGAGACCATACTATTTACGTCGGCATGAACTTTATTGTGAGCGGGGTTGCATAATGTGGGGCTATAGGCTTGTTGTACCGGACTCTCTGCAGAAAGGTATCTTAAAACAGTTACATGTTGGCCATTTAGGGATAGTAAAAGCTAAATCTTTGGCTCGCAGTTACGTTTGGTGGCCTAATATTGATGCTCAGATTGAAGCGACTTGCAAACAGTGCGAAACGTGCGCCATGGAAGCAGATGCTCCACCACGCACAACATCTCAGCCCTGGCCTTATCACCTACAGCCATGGTCACGGCTGCACTTAGATTTCTTAGGTCCTATAAACGGTAAAACCTTCTTGGTTCTTATTGATTCAACATCTAAATGGcttgaaatttttgaaatgtcgagtaCAAAAGCAACCAGTGTAATAAAGGTTTTGAGGCAAACTTTTGCTAGGTTTGGTTTACCACTAGAAGTCACGTCAGATCAGGGTCCACCGTTTAGCAGCACAGAATTgaaaaatttcttaatgaataaTGGAATTCGTCAATCATTTTCACCTGCGTACCATCCCTCTTCAAATGGTGCTGCAGAGAACGCTGTCAAGTTATGTAAGCGCGCAATAAGGAAGGCTCAGAGAGATAATGTAGATTTGGATGCAGCTTTACAAGCATTTTTACTCGCGTATAGGAACAGCATTCATTGCACCACTGGAGAAAGTCCGGCCGCAATATTACAACGTCGTGCGCTACGTTCGCGATTCGATTTGCTGCGTAGCGAACGCGCAAGGGCGGACAGAGTACGTGACGAGCAAAGCCGTCAAGTTGCGTTGGCGGGCGGTATTTCACGAGTTTTGACTCCAGGAGATTCAATCTGGGCTCGCGAATATGGGTCTCGCGATAGGTGGTCAAAGGGAACCGTTACTGCTTCAGAAGGGTCTCGGCGATATCTAGTGGACACCGGAAATGATCGTGTTTTATCCAGACACGTGGATCAAATCAGACGCAGATCACACATGTCCGATGTTCCTTGTCCAGTGTCATCTGCTAATGATAACCAAGAGGCATCCTTACAAGAAGCCAGAAGCGCGACATCAGACAATACAGGCCAAGGAGTCTCGGCCGAGGAGACGAGTGCTAGTGAGCCCAGCTTGAAAATTGTTGGGGAGGAGGTTGACGATGGTATGACAACAGCAGTTGCGTCCTCGCCCGAATATACAACACCACCGTCAGTGATGCGCCCAAGGCGAATAAGGAAGCCGGTTATCAGGTTTTCACCTTAG